A region of Mesorhizobium australicum DNA encodes the following proteins:
- the sucD gene encoding succinate--CoA ligase subunit alpha — MAVLLNRRTRVIVQGLTGKIGSFHADDMKRYGTNVVGGVTPGKGGLMHQGIPVFNTVKGAVRETGAEASIVFVPPPFAADSIMEAADAGLKLCVCITDGIPSQDMMRVKRYMRRFRYEDRMRLVGPNCAGVITPGQALMGIMPGNIYLPGRVGIVGRSGTLGYEAASQMKALGIGVSTSVGIGGDPINGSSFKDILKLFEEDPDTDAVVMIGEIGGPQEAEAAEWARHHMRKPLIAYIAGLSAPKGKRMGHAGAIISAFGESAQEKVEILRDAGVTIVPTPAAFGPTIAGVLEQQKKAA, encoded by the coding sequence ATGGCAGTTCTTTTGAATCGCCGGACGCGGGTTATAGTCCAGGGTCTGACCGGCAAGATCGGCAGCTTCCACGCCGACGACATGAAGCGCTACGGCACCAACGTGGTCGGTGGCGTTACCCCCGGCAAGGGCGGGCTGATGCACCAGGGCATCCCCGTGTTCAACACCGTCAAGGGCGCGGTGCGCGAGACAGGGGCCGAAGCCTCGATCGTGTTCGTGCCGCCACCCTTTGCGGCCGACTCGATTATGGAAGCAGCCGATGCCGGCCTGAAGCTCTGTGTATGCATTACCGACGGCATCCCCTCCCAGGACATGATGCGGGTGAAGCGCTATATGCGCCGTTTCCGCTACGAGGACCGTATGCGGCTGGTCGGCCCGAACTGCGCCGGCGTCATCACGCCCGGTCAGGCGTTGATGGGCATCATGCCCGGTAACATCTATCTGCCGGGCCGTGTCGGCATCGTCGGCCGCTCCGGTACTCTGGGGTACGAGGCCGCCTCGCAGATGAAGGCGCTCGGGATCGGTGTCTCGACCAGCGTCGGCATCGGCGGCGACCCGATCAACGGCTCCTCCTTCAAGGACATCCTAAAGCTGTTCGAGGAAGATCCGGATACTGACGCCGTGGTGATGATCGGCGAAATCGGCGGCCCGCAGGAAGCCGAAGCCGCGGAATGGGCCAGGCACCACATGCGCAAGCCGCTGATTGCCTACATCGCCGGTCTTTCGGCGCCAAAGGGCAAGCGCATGGGTCATGCTGGGGCCATCATCTCGGCATTCGGCGAGTCCGCACAGGAGAAGGTCGAGATCCTCCGTGACGCCGGCGTGACAATCGTACCGACGCCGGCGGCATTTGGTCCGACCATCGCGGGCGTGCTGGAGCAGCAAAAAAAGGCCGCTTGA